The following coding sequences are from one Bradyrhizobium sp. 200 window:
- a CDS encoding helix-turn-helix domain-containing protein — MTAPKAGQPTLAELGEEGQAECRAIIQILDRVGDKWAIMVIGALANGPVRFNAMLRAIIGISHRMLTLTLRGLQRDGLIVRRAFPTIPPKVEYELTPLGRSLIDPLWNLVGWVQTNQVAIETARAEFDSQKED, encoded by the coding sequence ATGACCGCCCCGAAAGCCGGGCAGCCGACTCTCGCCGAGCTCGGCGAGGAAGGCCAGGCCGAGTGCCGCGCCATCATCCAGATCCTTGATCGGGTCGGCGACAAATGGGCGATCATGGTGATCGGCGCGCTGGCCAACGGGCCGGTGCGCTTCAACGCCATGTTGCGCGCCATCATCGGGATTTCGCACCGGATGCTGACTCTCACACTACGCGGGCTTCAGCGCGACGGACTGATCGTTCGCCGGGCTTTCCCGACGATTCCGCCGAAGGTCGAGTATGAGCTGACGCCGCTGGGGCGCTCGCTCATCGATCCTCTCTGGAACCTGGTCGGTTGGGTCCAGACCAACCAGGTGGCGATCGAGACGGCGCGGGCCGAGTTTGACTCCCAAAAGGAGGACTGA
- a CDS encoding type IV toxin-antitoxin system AbiEi family antitoxin domain-containing protein — MRKRDRDRAEALRLAGGPTPTLRERAVALARERGEVRTAELTAIGIPRHYLAWMCEEGLLVRIGYGVYRAADREAA; from the coding sequence ATGCGCAAGCGCGACCGGGACCGCGCTGAAGCCCTACGCCTCGCGGGCGGGCCGACACCGACGCTCAGGGAGCGGGCCGTCGCTCTGGCGCGCGAGCGAGGCGAGGTGCGCACGGCTGAACTCACCGCCATCGGTATCCCAAGGCACTACCTGGCCTGGATGTGTGAAGAGGGCCTGCTGGTGAGGATCGGCTATGGCGTCTATCGCGCCGCGGATCGCGAGGCTGCCTGA
- a CDS encoding anthrone oxygenase family protein: MMQTLITGLLWFSAIGCGLLAGLYFAFSTFIMTALGRIGQAAGIAAMNAINVAIVQSLFMPIFLGTTATSAALAAVALFRWGEPGAIAMVAGGVLHVVGMFVVTMIFNVPLNNALAAADPASHEAASLWARYLADWTLWNHVRTVSSTAACALFIAAIAAA, encoded by the coding sequence ATGATGCAGACGTTGATCACCGGCCTGCTGTGGTTTTCCGCCATCGGCTGCGGCCTGCTCGCCGGGCTTTATTTCGCGTTTTCGACTTTCATCATGACGGCGCTTGGCCGCATCGGGCAGGCGGCAGGCATCGCGGCGATGAATGCGATCAACGTCGCGATCGTGCAGTCGCTGTTCATGCCGATCTTCCTGGGAACGACGGCAACAAGCGCAGCGCTGGCGGCTGTTGCGCTGTTCCGCTGGGGCGAACCTGGCGCGATCGCCATGGTGGCTGGCGGCGTGCTCCATGTGGTCGGCATGTTCGTCGTCACGATGATCTTCAACGTGCCTCTGAACAACGCGCTTGCCGCGGCCGACCCCGCAAGCCACGAGGCTGCATCGCTGTGGGCGCGCTATCTGGCGGACTGGACGTTGTGGAATCACGTGCGGACGGTCTCGTCCACGGCGGCTTGCGCACTGTTCATCGCTGCGATCGCGGCGGCGTAG